The following are from one region of the Shinella sp. PSBB067 genome:
- a CDS encoding DUF3126 family protein, which produces MKPEEIRKLEAYFKRNLNKEIVVKARPRKDESAEVYLADEFLGVIFRDDEDGELSYNFSMAILDIDL; this is translated from the coding sequence GTGAAGCCGGAAGAAATCAGGAAGCTCGAGGCCTACTTCAAGCGCAATCTCAACAAGGAGATCGTCGTGAAGGCTCGCCCGCGCAAGGATGAATCGGCGGAAGTCTATCTCGCCGACGAATTCCTCGGCGTCATCTTCCGGGACGACGAGGACGGGGAACTCTCCTACAACTTCTCCATGGCGATCCTCGACATCGACCTGTGA